ATGTGTTTTCAAGCGCGCACCGATCTCTGCAAACATTTGTGATAAAAGGTTAAACACATGCACGTTTATAATCCCTTCTTTTAAAAGCAGGCGAGGCAGACTCACATCGACCCGCGTCAATAAGCTTTGATTCTACATCAGCGCGTCATTCACTACTCAGGCTGCTCCTGAAAAGACAAggttcttctttctcttttccatgtgtaaataaaacaaatgtcttttttttgtgtgctctctttctctctctgtcctcaacagagcacagaggtcagaggtcatggtCGGCAGCTCTTAGACATTCACCACCATGCTAAAGGATGCGGTCGTTTTGCTGACACAGAGAATCTTGCTTGAATACAGCTGATATGAGGGCTTTCTATGCTCAAGTGCTGCTCTGAGtttcagaggaagaaaaaggcCGGAAAACGAGCTCAGATACTCAGATTTCAAAATGCATGCAACATGTCGAGGTCAGCAATGAAAATTCAAGCTTTCTTGTACCAGGAAGTAAACAATTACTCTGCTTTGGATGGAAAGAATAGGGTAAAACAATTCTACAGTTGAAGATATGGGACCATGAACTGTGCAGAGGGAGAACATGAGATCAATCATTTCCTCAATCCCTCCTAACAACATAACAGAGCTGAGAGGACACAGTGTGCATGCAGGACGGTCATGAATGAGGATGGAAAGGGACTTGCATGTGGTCTGTCTAACTAACAACAGTAGACGGTGAAGATTGGATTAAGAAGTCATTATgaaaaaatccacttcaccatgttccactaactctaatatgtgcccctagtctgtctaaaagccccccaatgatgagaaaagtccatcctctccgtcttctgcctgctccacttttcagaaaatgtgtgctcaaacaggccgtttggagattttcccttcatgacatcacaaaaggcagtagcccctccccccatgtgggtgacactcccacagctaggtgtttgttctgccctctgagtctgccttctcaccgtaaacaataggacatggagcgagaaagccagagacacccaagcccttccagagagggggcgtggtcatacacagctcatttacatatttaaaggtacagacacagaaacagcctgttctgagcagggctgaaatagaggggtttatagacatgatcaaatacaggatcagagtggatttagaacaagaaacttcacacacatgttttggggagctctgagacttatttacactgaagaagaggaggaggatatgttaCCTTTAAGACGTTTTAAGCTTTGTGGTGACTGTCTGACTTCATATTGACATTATAACAATGAGGTCACTTTTAAATTCCTACATAGTAACAACTCCATGTTTGTAGTTGATTAAAACCTCTGATAATATCGGCCGTGCTGATGTTACACTGAGGAAAGTTTCCTACTCAACACCAAAATTTCTGGATAAACTAACCTGTGTGGAAATAAAACAGGGGAAAATATCCCTCTAGGGTTGAACTGGTCACAACCCAGAGGCAACTTaaactgcataaaaaaaacagagtcgtCTTTGTTTGAAGGGATGACGAGTCAAAACGGGGAACAATGCAGCGTTCCACTCTTTGGTTTAGTGTTCATTGTGTTTCTGCTGGTTCTTTATTctaaagaaacaacaaccacagtccTCCTGCCGGTCCCCACTCATTCCTATACAGGACGTTAAGAAACGAAAAACCTTGGTCACACATGATTGTTTTGAAACCCAAATGAGGCTTTGGAGTGAACCGGCGGACACTTGGCAGCAGGGTGGGTCCGCCATGGAGGGGAACATTACCACCAGTCAAACACTGCTGAACTGTGTCTGTCTTTGCTCTGCCGCAGAAGCATCACGTTCACTTCTTCACTTTTGTGGTGAAGCAGCGAAGTCGGCTGGTGGACGGTGTAGTTTCCTGTCCTGTCTGCAGGAGCAGCGTGGGGGTAAagtgtagggggggggggggggccctcgTGTGATGAAGGAGGTCAAATATCAGGTACATCAAACAATCCCCGCTGATGCAGACGGGATTGTTTGAGAGGGAATTTGTCTTTCGACTCGCACCGCCGAGTGGGAGATACCTCCGAACGAGACGTTTACACAGCTGCGGCTAGTTATGAAAATGAATTACGGTgattgtttggtttggtttgatttgatcCACAGCACACGGTAAGATCGTAAAGCAGATTCTCTTTCAAACTGCAGGGACAAGAAGAAGTGAGGGATTCGTTTTCTCTGCCAGGACTTGCACTTTGTCGACCTCTTCCATCCAGACTCTTTACAacaactggtgtgtgtgtgtgtgtgtgtgtgtgtgtgtgtgtgtgtgtgtgtgtgtgtgtgtgtgtgtgtgtgtgtgtgtgtgtttgtgtgtgagcgtCTGTTAGCTGATTACCTACATGCATATTgtttatgtgagtgtgtatatgtgtgtgtgtgtctttgcttgGCTGCCCTGTTTGTGCGCTTTTGTCCACTTATTGCTTCTAAATTGTCCTGTGGGGACGGAAGAGAATGACTTCACTGTCTGCTGAATTTAATAACACcctgcacgtgtgtgtgtgtgtgtgtgtgtgtgtgtgtgtgtgtgtgtgtgtgtgtgtgtgtgtgtgtgtgtgtgtgtgtgtgtgtgtgtcggcacCGTCTGTTCAATCCAGTAACCTTGGTCTCCTTGGCTCTACTGTTAGACTATAAAAGATTATGATACTGCTGGAATGTCTCAAACTGAGGGCTTTCAGCTCTAACTCCGGTGTACAGTCTTAATTTGAccatttttaaattctttcaATGACACATTTCAGTGCCGTCTATGAGAAAAATTAAGGGTTAATTGACCTGAAATGCTTCATAATAAATGTTAATCGATTATCACACAATCTGAACAACATGGGGACGCAAATGGGatgcactttttaaaacttttatttcctgcaaaaaaaaagaagaaaaaaacaggagcaAGTGAAAAGTAAACTTGCAACAACATTTCTTCGTTTTGCACTTTCATGACACTGCAggaagtaaaacattttaaaattagtGCGCGTccaatgtacggaggctgtagtcctccaggctctctctctttcgatttctgactctatccactgtcctgtctctaaataaaggcgtaaaaagcccaaaaataaaccgtCAGCCGCATAAatctaaacacaaactaaactgtgagtgtttgagtATGAGTCTGAGGGAACGTCCTGCAGTGATATAATGAGACTGAAGTCAGGGTATGAGGTCACTTTAAACAATAAAAcgttaataaaaataataaatactatGATATAATGTGACATACTTATTATAAGCCCCACTTCtctcaataaaacaaataattaaacaaGTTTCTGATGTTGTATAAAGTgtgaaaaagattttaaaaatcagcTAAtgagaaaagatctcgtttgAAACCAATCTATAAAACGAGAATAAAAAAACGATTCGAGTCGTCGTCCAATGACAAATCTGCAGCTCCAGTggttagcttgttagctaaTGCTCATGGCCTGCCATCACAGGCACAATGAAACCCAAAGAATAGGTTGTTAAACGGATAAAGGCTTTTCTTTGTAATTTTTCAATATTGTATTAAAGGTCATAGAGAGGTcacctgtgttttatttgaacattggGGCAAAAagtaacaaacagaaaaccttATCAAGAAGTCTTATCGAGCATTttcctcgtctttttttttgtggtgtaGATCTAAATTTCACTCCACCTTCCAACCTCAATTTGAAAAAGTTTTGTCTGTGGTGGATTTTCAGGACTTACCCGCCCTCAAAGATCTTGATGCGCGTCGGTTCATTGGCGGGCTGTTTCACCGAGACCTCCTTCTCTACTTGTTCCTCCTTCGAACGATCCCATGACACCACGCCTTTCATCTTCCTCCCAAAATGACCGGCATCGACCGGCATCAGCTCCGGCTtcagctgaagagaaaaaaggagaaagaagagaaagtaGGCATTAAGCGGAGAATGGAAGGATACAAATCAAATCATAGACTTATAACCCTTAATTTCTCTAATCATGTCCACAAACGTTTTTCTATAACTACAGTCGTACCTGATCAAACCTCAACTTCCAGGCCACAGATGACACCAGTTTCCCAGAGCTGGGAGGCGACATGGCTGCAGTTGTGAACATCAAGTCGTCGTTTCTCTTCTGTTTGGATCTCAGCAGTGCCAGCGCTGCCTTGGTGCTGAGGTTCAGAGGATTCGGGTTGTATGAGCTGACGGACCATGAATTGTAGACGGAGCTTCGCTGGGCAGCTACGGCGCTGTTTGGTTTGGTGTAGTTCAGGAAACACCAGCTCATTCTGCTCATGGTGCGCAGGCTCGGGAACTGGAAAATCTGCTGGACGTCAGACATATCTGCGAGCAGGAGAGTCTGGCCCACTGCTCCGGATAATCCTGCACTTTGATTGGTGGCTAGCTGAACGAGCATGCTGACTGGGGCTTTGTTGGCTGCAGACTGATTTGAGCTGTCTGTGTCTTCTGCATCGTTGGAGGACACCATGGACTGAGGGCTGGAGCTGGGCTCGGGGTTTGGATCGTCCACATCAAGCTCCTCTGGGGAGTCCCGGCCACCCTTAGCTGGGGAACGGTCTGTGACAATCTGGAGAGGAGGGGTGAAGCTTTCAGCCCGGGGAACGTCAGGAGGATGGGGAGCAGTAGAGCGGACGGGAATGGCAATCTTGGTGGCAATGGGGAAGTCACTCAGTGGGGGGGAAGAGGTCATCCTTTCAGAGTCATCGATGGAGTCCTCGCTCTTCAGAACTCGCTGACCTCTGCCCGGCCCCTTCTCACTTTTCCTGCTGCCCTCGGTACCACTCAACTCCACTGCGCTCATCTCCTTCACAATCTGTCCGTacatcctctcctccttcactcttttctgctgctttgtctcGATAAAGAGCTCCAAAGAGCTGGCGGGGGAAAGCATGCGCTTGCTTCCTCCGATGCCGGACCCCGACGCGTCTGTAGTGGATATGGTGCCTGAAGTCAGTGACAGTGGGATCCCCGTGTTCATGCGTTGCTCTGGCGGTGGATCTGAAACTTTCCAGGGTGGGTAGCGTGGCACTGCGCAATCAGTTTGTCCAAGCAAGTGCGATAGGTTGAAACCTGCCCCACTAATTCCTCCCAGTATGCCTCCAGGCGGTTTGCTGACACTCACAACAcccgaagaagaagaagccatgTTGCAGTTCTCAGCAGCACCTAAATCTATCCCATGTGGCCTACTGCCATGAGTAGTTATCAGCTGGCTAACACTGGTGTACATAACACTGCCAAATGATGGCACATGGGTTTGAATCCGCACTGGAACCAGCATACCAGGCAGAGAGGACTGGGATCCAAGGTTCTGGGTGGCAAAGACCGGTTGGATCTGCTGCAGAAGCATTGCAGCATTGCTTGAAGCGGGCAGTGATTGCTTGGAGGAAGGAGAGACAAAgttttgctgttgttgctgaGACAGCGGAGAGCTGCGAGATGAGAAAGAGGCAGAGTACATGTGAGAGCTTGGATTTTCAGATTTCCCGTCATGCGGCTGTTGATCTTGGATTTGCTGCAGGGAGTGATGTGGTTGCTGTTTGTGGAGTGGATGTCCAGACGGGTTTCCCGGTGATCTGATGTGGAGTTTTTGGAGTTGTTGCTGAGCTTGGAGGGTCAGCTGCTGTCGGGCCGTCTGGCTGACATCCTGACTCCAGAACACACCTGGTTGCTGGAAGGAAAGGTAGGGATGTGCACTCTGGTACTGCTGGATTGCTTCTTTGTGCATGACCTCTTGACCGCAATGCTCTCCCTCAGATGATGAACCCTGAGCATGGAGGCGATGGAGCTGGGACCTTTAACAAAAGCAGGATGAttacaaaaaaattaattgtATATAATTAATCATTGGTAACACAATCACAATGTGAGTACCGTCAGTTATGAATGAAATAGTGTTTGAACCCAAACTGTGTTACCTGCTGTAGAGAGGTTCGTCCTGCAAGCTGTCCTCACTGATACTCTGTTGGAGGACGTGCTGGTGCTGGTGGTGTTGGAAGGACCCTACAACTAAACAAAACGGTAAGttaattgtttaaaataaaaattccatTCCTTCTTGGTTGCAAATTCCATATTGCTTTGGTTCAAGAAATGTATGACTCATTGCATAAAACATGGTCCAAACACTTAGTTGTCAATCAAGTCCTTGAATTCAAGCCACAACCTAAAACTGACCAGTGAGGTTTTGCAGGACTTACCACCAACTCTTTTGGTTCTGCTGGCTACATCAGTGCCGCTGTGGGGGGACCCTGTTGGACCAGGCCACGCCACATGTTCCAAACTCTCCTGTTTGATTGACATCTCAGAAACACATGGTTCCTGGGTGACTGCTTCCGGATAAACGCTCAGCGAAGCCTGCAAAATGAGTGCAAAGAAGTGGTACAGGTAAATCTTTATGTAATCATTTTGTACAATACTTATATTTAGCTACTGgtacataaaatataaataaaataaaaagtggatAAGACAAACAACAGTTGGTAGTGTTTATAAAACAACCAACTTCAACTTCCAATCAATCTTTTAAGGGATTATAAAACTAGTATGGGATGTAGAGCCTTCAGGTAAGAGGCCCTACTCCTTTAGAATCAGTGATCAGTCGGGGTCAGGGAGGCAGACGCTCTCTCTACTTTGAAGAGTAGGCTTAAAACTGTTGTTAAtgctttttgataaagcttatagttagggctgctTCAGGCTTGGAcaagctcttagttatgctgctataggcttaatCAGTAGCAGCATAACCAAAGTCAGGTCTCTAtcattataaaataataaagtttgacCTAGACCTTTTTTGTAGTGTTTTAAGATTAGATTTGTGATGAATTAgggctatacaaataaagattaattgattgataaaaATATTGAGCGAAGGCTACCTGTCGGACAAGATATCCACGTCGGCGTTCCTTCATCGCACTGGCGCTGGAGTATATCTCCCCCTGTCGGGAGGGGGACAAGCTTCCATAGTCAAAGGATTTGCTCCGCATTTCAGGCAGCTCTGTAGGCAGCGTGCAGGGTGCCTGCTCTGACGAAGACCTCCTCATCTCCCTTTGCTGATGGTGGCTGGAATGACCGCTGCCAGGCACTGTGAGGAACTCAGACTGCTTAGGTCCACCACCAGGTGCCATTGAGTCATCCTGGATCAAAAAGAAAATTGCTCATTATGTTTGAAGACTTATGGGGGAAAGGTTTAATTTGCATGACAAAATAGGCAGATATTTGGAAGTGTTAAACATATAATGGGTACCTGTTTGGTGGGTGAGGCGGACTTGAggccctcctctctgtcaaagGACatggagaaagaagaggagtggGACAGGTTGCTCTCCTGACTGGGGCTACGAGAAAGGCTGGTACAGGTTGACTCGAAGCTTGATTCGCCCGATGAGTGCTCCATGTCGGCCAGACGCAGCCTCTTCTTCTTAGGTGGAAGCTTTTCCGATGGCATCTGAGCGAGTGTGTCGCTCCTCTGTGGTAGCTGAAACTCCTccacatgctgctgctgcttctctggTTCCTTGGCCAGGGAaacctctgtgtttttctctggctTGTCGGGCTCTTCCGTCACCCTGATCTCCGGAACTTGGATGTTGGGCTGTCGGACTAGTTTATGTGGGATGTGATATGGTTGGCCAGGCGAGGCTGCCGCCGATGAGGATGAGAGGGAAGCCATGTCACTATCACTGTGCAGCGGCTGCTCCATGCTTTCTGTCCTCAGTAGTGCAGATTCAGGGCTCAGAGCGTCTTCAAAGATCTCTGAGTCAGACTGTTCAGAGTACTGGCTGGATAAAGCTTTATCTGATGGTTGATAACCTGGCTGCTCAAAGGATTCGGACTTCTCAAAGGAATTTGGCCGGCTGAGGGAGTTGGTGTGCTGTATGACTGATATGACATTCCCAACTGCCTTCCTGCCCTCAGAGTCAGGAAACAGTGCAATGTCCTCAGAGCACATGCTGGCACAGGTATCAAAGCTGTCTGACTGGCTGTGAGCGCTGTGAAGAGAGCCCTTCCCTGTTGAGTTGGCTCTTGATCCTTCTAGGCTACCATGTTTAAATTCACAGTCCCCAATCATCTCCACTGAACCACTGCAGCTACTGTCACAGTGCCCAGGGCTGTCCTCTTCGTCCCCGACACTCTTCTCTATCCTCCTTTTTCTTGTGGCTATTTCTGACATGCTAACTTTAGTACCGTACGGACTGTAGGCGATGTGCTCCGGGACTCCTGGGCTGCGCTCACCAATCTTCTTGGGCATGTGTCCATAGCCCTCGGCTTCTCCTGCATGAGCTTCATTGGCTGAATGTTCAAATGCAGCCTGCCTCCTGAGTCTGCGAGGGGGGCTAAACACATCATCTGGTGTCATCGTCTCGTCGAAGGAGTGGCTGCCTCGAATCCCTGGTGGGACACTCAGGTTAGAAGGGGAGGAAGTTGGCATGGAGTTACTCCGAGTAAGATGAGCAGAATCTGATGGAAGCTCCAGAAGCCCTGTGCTGCTTTGACAGGGTCCTGTTGGATACTGCTTGGGATCTCCAGAGACTCCTACATCCCCTCTGAAACAGATATGATCTTCGGCTATCTTACCCATGTCTATACTAGCACCTTTTTGCTTGATGCTGGCCAGGCAGCTGGGGTCTGCCCCTGCCATGCCAACTGTGATAGACTGCCTGGGTCTGGTATTTGGACGGTAGTACCAAGTCCGACCAAACATAATCTCTTCGTATGTCTTAGCGTTGGTATTTGGGGGACTGATCTGCTGCTCTGCACTCTCAGAGCGTGAAAAGTAGCCTGAGTCGGTGCTCCCTttgctgtgaggactgaggagGTTCAAGGACTGGGACATGGCAGAGTCAGAGTCAAGGCCTTTTCTGTCATTCAGCTTCAGGGCCAAGCGTTGTTTGATTGAAGGGGAGTCATCCAGTGAATGCGCTCTTCCTCCAATCTGTGACACTAACATGTGGTGTGACCCCTTAATGTCTTGAAAGGGTGGGCACTCCATTCCTGTGGAGGGGACTCCCCCAGGGTTGGGGACAATAAGGATAGGCACTTTCATAGACCCCACAGGGAGCTCTTCCGCTGAGTCTGCATATGCGGGTTCCACACCACCTGTACAGGGAGAATTGAGTTAGGCATGCCATAAAGTATACAAGACGCTGGAAGTCTATATCTAATTTGAACCTTAAAACCTTAACTTTTTTTGGCTTCATTAAAATTGGGCTATTAGAGTTCAGAACGTATTTATGgattcatttcaaaatgttttaaaatgtgggaAAAATAACCTGTACTCTTGTCAGCTTCAAACGAGATCTGCATGGTGGAGCCCTCCACGCCTTCCTCATCCGTGTCCGTACTTTGCTCTCCATCTGAGTGGACCTCGGCCTCGCCTACTGGAGATGCCTGGTCCAAGTCCCCGCCACGGGCCACTGCTAGCTCTGAAAATGGTACGAGTCCAGCCTTGATGGCATGAGCATGGGACTTACGATGCTTGTACAGGTTGCTCTTGGTTTTAAAGGAAAAGCCGCAGGGTACACAAGGATATGGCCTCTCTCCTGTATGTGAGCGGATGTGCTTTTTCAGGACGCTGGGCTTGGCGCAAGCTCGACCGCAGTAGTGACAGATATACTTACCGGGCTTTTTTGGCTTCTGTTCTTTTTTGCTATATCCCTCCTCACCAGGCTCAGGGCCCGACTGAGAATACTGTCCGAAGGAGCTAGGTAAACTGGGAGATTTCTGGCGGGGAAACCTCCCTGCACCAGCCCCATGAGGGTGAGTATGTCCTGGATGTCCTACAGGGTACAGGTCATCCGATGGCAGTTGGCCAGCAAATGGCCAAGCATGAGGCTCTAGACCTGGCTGAGGTTTGGCTCCTGATAGGAAGCGCTCAGTCTGGGGGTGCTGAGGGTATGGTTGGCCAAGTTG
The Labrus bergylta chromosome 15, fLabBer1.1, whole genome shotgun sequence DNA segment above includes these coding regions:
- the hivep2a gene encoding transcription factor HIVEP2a, encoding MEARESAAAGQKCSNKEPVKEKMPLQRKWASEPSATTKQSTFADPEGKHRESLPCGATGGSAPQQKYAFTGNSGKLLSGPSAVGAIGGPPSQDPKGPFVQGFPRGYSYQLGQPYPQHPQTERFLSGAKPQPGLEPHAWPFAGQLPSDDLYPVGHPGHTHPHGAGAGRFPRQKSPSLPSSFGQYSQSGPEPGEEGYSKKEQKPKKPGKYICHYCGRACAKPSVLKKHIRSHTGERPYPCVPCGFSFKTKSNLYKHRKSHAHAIKAGLVPFSELAVARGGDLDQASPVGEAEVHSDGEQSTDTDEEGVEGSTMQISFEADKSTGGVEPAYADSAEELPVGSMKVPILIVPNPGGVPSTGMECPPFQDIKGSHHMLVSQIGGRAHSLDDSPSIKQRLALKLNDRKGLDSDSAMSQSLNLLSPHSKGSTDSGYFSRSESAEQQISPPNTNAKTYEEIMFGRTWYYRPNTRPRQSITVGMAGADPSCLASIKQKGASIDMGKIAEDHICFRGDVGVSGDPKQYPTGPCQSSTGLLELPSDSAHLTRSNSMPTSSPSNLSVPPGIRGSHSFDETMTPDDVFSPPRRLRRQAAFEHSANEAHAGEAEGYGHMPKKIGERSPGVPEHIAYSPYGTKVSMSEIATRKRRIEKSVGDEEDSPGHCDSSCSGSVEMIGDCEFKHGSLEGSRANSTGKGSLHSAHSQSDSFDTCASMCSEDIALFPDSEGRKAVGNVISVIQHTNSLSRPNSFEKSESFEQPGYQPSDKALSSQYSEQSDSEIFEDALSPESALLRTESMEQPLHSDSDMASLSSSSAAASPGQPYHIPHKLVRQPNIQVPEIRVTEEPDKPEKNTEVSLAKEPEKQQQHVEEFQLPQRSDTLAQMPSEKLPPKKKRLRLADMEHSSGESSFESTCTSLSRSPSQESNLSHSSSFSMSFDREEGLKSASPTKQDDSMAPGGGPKQSEFLTVPGSGHSSHHQQREMRRSSSEQAPCTLPTELPEMRSKSFDYGSLSPSRQGEIYSSASAMKERRRGYLVRQASLSVYPEAVTQEPCVSEMSIKQESLEHVAWPGPTGSPHSGTDVASRTKRVGVVGSFQHHQHQHVLQQSISEDSLQDEPLYSRSQLHRLHAQGSSSEGEHCGQEVMHKEAIQQYQSAHPYLSFQQPGVFWSQDVSQTARQQLTLQAQQQLQKLHIRSPGNPSGHPLHKQQPHHSLQQIQDQQPHDGKSENPSSHMYSASFSSRSSPLSQQQQQNFVSPSSKQSLPASSNAAMLLQQIQPVFATQNLGSQSSLPGMLVPVRIQTHVPSFGSVMYTSVSQLITTHGSRPHGIDLGAAENCNMASSSSGVVSVSKPPGGILGGISGAGFNLSHLLGQTDCAVPRYPPWKVSDPPPEQRMNTGIPLSLTSGTISTTDASGSGIGGSKRMLSPASSLELFIETKQQKRVKEERMYGQIVKEMSAVELSGTEGSRKSEKGPGRGQRVLKSEDSIDDSERMTSSPPLSDFPIATKIAIPVRSTAPHPPDVPRAESFTPPLQIVTDRSPAKGGRDSPEELDVDDPNPEPSSSPQSMVSSNDAEDTDSSNQSAANKAPVSMLVQLATNQSAGLSGAVGQTLLLADMSDVQQIFQFPSLRTMSRMSWCFLNYTKPNSAVAAQRSSVYNSWSVSSYNPNPLNLSTKAALALLRSKQKRNDDLMFTTAAMSPPSSGKLVSSVAWKLRFDQLKPELMPVDAGHFGRKMKGVVSWDRSKEEQVEKEVSVKQPANEPTRIKIFEGGYKSNEDYVYVRGRGRGKYICEECGIRCKKPSMLKKHIRTHTDVRPYVCKFCNFAFKTKGNLTKHMKSKAHMKKCLELGVSMSSVEDNEADEGDVGDEGQRSSDKMSRSAMADHQFSDADDSEGGEEDGDEVDDDEDDEDDYDGDSTPKTRSRSTSPQPYSFPSMSITAVASSHSAPHPSHHADLLGNTNKPPLFGYFTTVPSIQITPQAPPTDQAAMEYQRGLQRALGSRLLVPHSSSMDEDLPVLSPDISSPSSSRLSSPGLDLSGCPSPISPSSSPSPHRYLSPRRDLSPRPAHLSPQREISPLRHISPKRDLGVSGGYRRDLSPRRGHLSLLSPLSRPTSPAGRDYKRDLSPRGRHKGMIRPLSPRRGLHQHLHHQSPQCGARGLRPTHQVGILGQAELDPQGHLRGSTEMETEHLLGSPSSGDRGGSRGNQSSPPHQVLFSHLPLHSQLQVRSPFPMIPIGGIQMVHSVPSAVTSPLGQQGAQQSTSRLVLQQSTSEDSSAGEATSAHFTSERGARRGGGDRQRESTSPQREVRQEQEESIQTCTKAIASLCIEGKELAERGGGREDKRKDGGRVSSSSSSTPSALSPDSHFQQRSPSPHPSPSPGIQHFSGLELRPPPHQSVPNSPSSSSSSSCSPSPHPPSPNPGSEAHQPPSSSKPLMLERDWEAESTKRSRDVS